The genomic window GGAGAGTAGACCTCACATAGAACCTGCACACAGCCAGAGCCCCGTACAagcagcactgtcactgtcactgtcgtcccgttgttcatcagtttgctcgagggGCCGAGTGATCTAAGGCGCCAGACTCAAGCTCCGCTTCCTCCGTACAAGCACTGATGAAATAACTGCAGAAGAATGGCTCTTCCGTAATAAGTTTGTTCAGTACAGCCCAAACTCAGGTCTaatgcatcttttttctttttctttttaaatgaatcaccgtgaggtagttacatacttacaagcttttgtgcttacgtttaagtcatgcctttctctctctctctctctctctctctctctctctctttgctttttgggtcacacctgtggatgcactggggttactcctcgctctgcactcaggaattactcctggcggtgctcaggggaccatatgggatgctgggaatcgaagctgggttggccgtgtgcaaggcaaacaccctccctgctgtgctattgctccagccccatgcatcatttttttttttttcctttttgggtcacacccagtgatgcacaggggttactcctggctctgtactcaaggaattactcctggcagtgctcaggggaccatatgggatgctgggaattgaacctgggttggccgtgtgcaaggcaaacgccctccccgctgtgctatcgctccagccccatgcatctCTTTCTTAATCTGAATCCTAGGGCAGAGTGTGAGCAccccaggctggagcacaggctgtgCATGAAGAAGGCCCAGCCACAGTCCCAGTCACTGCACGACCCACCTTCAGCACTGCCGAAAGCAACCCCTAAGGCTCTGCAGAATTTGGTCCCAAAGGtagttaagaaatttaaaattctgaggggctggagagatagcacagcggggagggcgtttgccttgcacgcggccgacccgggttcaaatcccagcatcccatatggtcccctgagcatggccaggggtaattcctgagtgcaaagccaggagtaacccctgtgcatcgccaggtgtgacccaaaaagcaaaaaaataaataaataaataaataaaaagaaatttaaaattctgaatttcaGTATcaaagggactggggagatagtgcaggggtaaggtgcttgccttgcatgcagctgtcccagatcccctgaggactgccaggattgatccccgagcactgagccaggagttaagtccacACTTTAAAGTGTGGcctaacaacaaacaaaaaattcagcaTCATTTTTCTAAACGCAGACACCTACATTCCAGAACATCACAGAATACTTCTTTTTTGGCAAATACTATAGTTAGATGAGAAAAGTAATTAAGATCTATGTCTGAACTCTCAGTTCTATCCTGGCACACAGTAAGTTGTTTATAAATTATGTATTGAAAAACTCATCTATTAATAAACACAATTCCCACAATAATATTTATATccaaaattccttttcttttgtagGGTTTGAAAGTTCCTATATTTTCCAAATTCTCTGCagtgatcacttttttttttctttttgggtcacacctggcgatgcacaggggttactcctggctctgcactcaggaattaccactggtggtgctcaggggaccatatgggatgctgggattcgaacccaagttggccgagtgcaaggcaaacgccctcctcgctgtgctaccgctccagcccctctgcagtgATCACttataaaattatcaataaatacataattttaaaagaagagggtggtggtggagattggggggtttggtaaaaacaaaacagaacctgAAGCAAAACCTAAGAATTGGAACTTGGGACCCCTGAAACAGCCTCCTACTGGGAAGTTGTTGATTTATCAAAAGACCCTTTGATCAGATGCTCAAGCTTCTGGAAGTTCTACAAACAcagacctcctttttttttttttttttgctttttgggtcacacctggcgatgctcaggggctactcctggctttgcactcaggaatcactcctggcggtgctcaggggaccatatgggatgctgggaatcgaacccgggtctgccgcgtgcaaggcaaacgccctacctgctgtgctatctctccagcccctttttttctttttttttttactttttgggtcaacccagtgatgctcaggggttactcctggctctgcactcaggaattactcctggcggtgcttgggggggaccatatgggatgccgaggatcgaacctgtccgctgcatgcaaggcaaacaccctacccgcacaGACCTCCTTTGCCAAGGCCTCTAAACGGGAATGGCAGTTAGTGATACATTGTATTCACACAGCCGGAAGTATCTCCCTCCCTTCTCATTTGCTTAGGGGACCCAGGGTCCCAGGCTTGCAGAGCACGTGGGCCCACTGGGCTGCAACACCCCTCCTTGCTTTATAAAATTTACTTTCCTCTTTTcatttgaaccacacctggcgctgggccactcctgctgatgcccaggggaccctgcagaGCACACGGTCCAGCCTTTGAGCGCCTCTCCGGCCCTTCAGTGTTCTTCTCGGGAAGGCAGGACTAGCGAAGGTCACCATTTCCATTCTACAGAGGGAGAAACTACGGCTTAGCACTAAGCAACCCTCCCAAAAGGACAGCAGGActggggccggggagacagtACACCGGGCAGGAAGCTTGTTTTGCACAaggttgatctgggttcaatccgtggcaccacacagggtcccccaagccccaccagaaatgaatcCCTGATCctggagggcagagccgggagtaagccctgagcactacccggGATGGCCTCCcctaaccaaaattaaaaaaatgaaaagtggcGAGAACAAAGCAAACTGTTTTCATGAGCTACTTGATCATTTTCCTGTAGGTTCCTCCACACAATTATTATTAGTAGACAAGGCTCGGTTTACTTGGCAATTCTAATTGTGCAGTGGACGTCTCCTCTATTCCACGGGACATCTATCAACCTGACAGACTTCATCTGAGAACTAGACTATTTTATGTATAAGAATGGGATCCTTCCATTGCAGTTGCAAAAGGAtgtctttaatatttaatttgcCTATTATCCTAGCCACAAATCTACATAAGCTCCAAATTTTAAGTAGCTCAAAGTCTTAAAAGGgcacacttgaaaaaaaaatttttttttttcaggctggggtgcaggggtgcatatctggcaacgctcagggctttctcctggctgtgcactcaggaattaatcctggcagtgcttggggaccacatgggatcccgGATATTGAACCCGCGTCAGCAGCAAGTAAtgcaagcactctatctgctgtactatcgctcaggtccCTGAAAAACTCTTAGCTGCTCCCAGGCACCTGTGGCCATCTTCTGCTAAAGGGAAAGAAATTCCAGGCACAGCAAAGACATCAAATCATGCGTGCAACTGAGAGTAAGAATCGagtctgggctggggctggagcgatagcacagggcatagggcgtttgccttgcatgcggccaacccaggttcgattcccagcatcccatatatggtcccctgagcaccgccaggggtaattcctgagtgcagagccaggagtgacccctgtgtgtctccgggtgtgacccaaaaagcaaaaaaaaaaaaaaaaaaagaatcgagtctgggggccggagagacagtacaatgggtagggcatttgccttgcacacagcgaacctgggtttgacccccggcatcccatatggtccctgagcactgccaggactgattcctgagtgcagagccagtaataacccctgagcattgccaggtgtgggccctccccattaaaaaaggaaaagaatcaagTCTAACCCATACTCTCCACTGATTGGTCCGGGCTGTCTCCCCACAGAACTTAAGTAAAACGACTTTTCTTCTTTAAAGGAGTTATTCATTATACTATAATGGCATAATGAATAACTAATACAGAGCTGCTCAAAAGGCCTCCTTTTTATCTCTTATTCACCAAGGTATTATAAAAGCAAAACTGCTAAGCTATGAACTCTGTATTAAGAGCAAAATTGCAAATAATAGATGAACTATGTGATTACAGTTCTGCATTATTTAGTGCCCTGAAGCACTGTAGAGCATATTGCATTATGATAGCGAATGACTCTGATGGATACAAAAATACACCAGAAGTCACAGGCTGAGTGTGAAAGACACCATTATTtgaagagggggggaggggggagccacacccgacagtgctcagggaccactccaggtggcttggggaccctctggggtcccagggatcacacccgggtCGGCTTCAGCCCCAGGAGACACCAACTTTGATCCATGTACCGGGTTAAATTAGGAGCCTTCCCCACACCTTCTCACACATCACGCCTTTCCATGTCCCAATGTCTTAACTGGTGGAAAGAAGCCGGCGAGGAGGAACGCACTGTTGGGGACAGCCCCGCCGCTGCACCAGGGGAATGGTGGCGGCTGTAAATGGCATGGCTCAATGTGGGAATTAAGGCGGTGACAAGTGGGTCCCTCTCTGCcacaggaaaggggctggaggtCACGGAGGATCATCAGCTGAATCCCTATTCCTTTTTTGttaaataaaggggctggagtgatagcacagtgggtagggcatttgccttgcatgcagccgacccgggtttgattcctctgtccctctcggagagcccggcaagctaccgagagtatcctgcccgcacggcggagcctggcaagctacctgtggtgtattcaatatgccaaaaacagtaacaagtttcgcaatggagatgttactggtgcccactcgatgagcaaatcgatgaacaatgggatgacagtgctactacggtgccttttttgttcttgttgtttggttttgggccaccccctgcagtactcagggcttactcctggctctgcactcatggatcactcctggtgggcttaggggaccctatggggtgttgggTATTGAGCCCatatgcaaggctaacaccttgcccgctgtactattgctcccgccccggCCCTATTCTTTCTATCCTCACATCGTGATGGGGTACAGGCACATAATTCTTCTCCGCCAGTCTGAACTCCACACCACCTGTTTACTTTCACACATGGAGTACCTGGGAGTGTTTTCATGGGCGACTCTGTCTCGGTTGGTGAGCAGCCGTTGTCCATTTCAAAGTCACGGTTGAAACCGTCCACATGCAAatgctccttccttccctcagctTCTACTTCTGCTCTTCCTTTCGAGTCTAAAACGGTCTCCTCACACTTCTCAGTGCCTTCTGCTTCTTTGGCTGCACCTAAATTGTTTATAACGCCAGATGTTATTTGCCCGGCTTGACAATTTGCTCCTGCACCCTGCAAGGTTGCTTTCTTAAGTCTCTGTCCTGCGCTGGTCACTGAGAGCGCCGGCTTGTGGGCTGGGGCATCAGAAACGCAGGAAGTTTTATCCGGTTGACTGTCGCGGCCAACAGGACCGCTCTGAGCCTCGGCTTCACTCTCTCCAGATGCTCTTTCTCCGTTACTCTGAACAGAATCTGGAAGACTCTTCCTGCACCGCATTTTCGTTTTCTTGATTTCAACTGCGTTGCAAACAGTCTTCTTTCTTTTCGCCTTCTGAACCTTCCTGGAGACCGCCCCAGGTCCATCCTCCTTTTCTCTTGAGAGCAAAGGAGTGGCAGTACAGGGGGGCAGTTCTTTGCTCTCCTGCAATTCCAAACCACCACTTGGCTGAGCAGACTCATCTTTTTTCCTGCGGCTTCGTGTTCTGAGGCTCCAGGTTGAATTGACCCTTTGGTCTGCCAGCTGGGGCGTGAGAACTTCCTGGCAATCTTCACCTCTGGGCTGGCGGCTCCTTTTGGCAAGGACGGTAAAATCAAAATCTTCTGGTTTAAGAGAGGTCTCCTCCGTTTTGAGAAGATAATTAGTAAGGGATCGTTTGGATCTGAACTTCAGTCCCTGTGGGCTAGAAAAGGATGTTAAAGAGAACTTATTGCTAGGAGagtgactttctttcttttttgctttttgggtcgctcaagaactacccctggaggtgctctggggaccatatggaatgctgggaactgaacccgggtcggctgcatgcaaggcaaacgccctacccgctgtgctatcgttccagccccgagagtgactttttaaaaagaatcaccaCATTTCGGATGGTGAGCTAACACCTGCTACATGCTGCCATGGTCAttgccatttaaaataaaattcatgataaaatagtcatttaaaaatagagtCCGCTCTGACACTATAGAATACTTGTTCAAATATAACCTAAGTGCAACCCCGGTATTGACCATTCTCAGTCACAGGCAAGGAcgcactcacccactcaccctcAAGTCACTTACTATAACTAATGAGTGACAATGAAGTGACATAAAATCAATGACTCCATTATGATTTTAtggtaaaaacagaaaaaaagatcaaaatgcTTCTACTTTCCAGCTATCCTACTATCCTACCCCCTTTTTCTTGTGAAACAAGATggtttttatttaacaaaacttGCCTAGAGAGATGTGTGGAGCGAGGAAGAGAGGGAattcatgttcaagagagaacacggctGGGCCGGAaaagtagcacagtgggtagggctcttgccttgcacacggccggccaggtttgatccctggcatcccacagggtcccctgagcctatcaggagggatccctgagtgcagaaccaggagtaagccttgagtgccactgggtatggcccaaaactgctgacagagagagggggggaagagagagaaagagagagacagacagatagagagaaggggagggagggaaggaaaggagaaaggaggaagggagggaggaagggagggagggagagagagagaaaaaaaaagagggagagggagagacagagacagaggaagagagagaaagagggggagagaaggagagagaaagagagagagggagagggagaaggaggggggagagggagagagggagagagagagggagagagagagggagagggagagggagagagaggaggagagagagggagagggagagggatagagagagggagagggagagggagagagaaaagcaagcaagcaaggagACGCAGACGAGCATCGAGAGGTGAGTTCAGGGAGAAGCAAGCGCCGACAGGCTCTGGGAGAAGTCCTCCTACGTTTTAGACAGAAACCATTTGGCTCTATCCCCTTTACTGTCCTGCCCGCTCACCTGATGAAATATACTTCGTATTGTCCTGCTGTCTTCCCAGATAACCTCTGCTTCaccaccctttcccacccacaCGGGGCAGGCTTAGGGTGCTCTGTTCCGGCAGTTCCGCCCAGCGGGCCAGCAGCGGGAGCGACAGGGGCCTGCTGCAGGGGGCCACACTCGCCTGCTTCTCTGCCTTCTGATCCCACAGCGGCATCTTCCTCACTGCAAGCACAAATGACAAGAGATTCGTTCATTTCAAGTTTCTTTCTGTAAATGAGCttacttggggggagggggtccctgggacctgggtggagggaagcaggaacCCTTGGTGGTATGGGACCAATATATATACATGAAGTGTCACGGACAGTGTTGTGCATCATGGGACTGTCATTAAAAATAGtaaagagagagatgaaaagaaaaccaaaataaataaaattgaacatttttctttgtttattccaTTTCCGTCTAGACAGAGCAGGAAAGGCTTAGTCTATTCCAAAGGGGAGAAGATCAGtgtgactcggggctggagcaacagcacagcaggcagggcatctgccttgcacacggccaacctgggttcgattcccagtatcccatatggtcctctgagcactgccaggagtaattcctgagggcatgagccaggagtaaccctggtgcattgccgggtgtgacccaaaaaagaaaaaaaaaaaagatcagtgtGGACTCATCTTGTGGGCCCTACTTATATAGTAATAGCATTTATtcaaaaaatcatgtttttttgaGATTTTGCTTCTGGCTTTCTAAAAATTTCCTTTCCCCAAAAAGGGCTGGGATCTTGGCACAATGAAAAGCTCAAGATATCTGCAACATTCATTGTCTGTTAATCACTGCACGGGAATATGTTAAAGATTTTTGTTAATACTGTGCATCTGTTCAAGATCAGGAACTAGCCAACAGTTTAGTCTAAAGCCTGGGATCAACAGAACTTAAAGGAATCAGTGAAACAACCTCTTCCTCCTCAAATAAAGGGTAAAAACTTTCTATGGAAGTGCCCTGATCTTCAGGATAACCATGCAAGGTAGCAGGTGAGAAAGGTGTATCGTCATTTAACTGATAAAATTGAGTGAAAGGAAGATTAAGGTATTTGCAGTCAGATTTCTCCCCACTGATCTAACACTGAAAAACCTCATGAGCATAGTTTAACTACTCGTCAAACATTTCAGAAGTTCGCTGGGTCTATAGAGACGCCTGATCCATTTCTTTGGGGTTTTGCTTCTTTACGAACGCTAAGCAGTGGCTAGTCACTAGATTTAGAATCAAGGTCTTTTAATTTCAAGGATCTGGGTGGGTCTTAAGAAATCATGTAGCTGACAGTTCTGGAATTAAGGAAAAGGAAACCTGgttaaaacagacaaaaaataaatagcacaaaCGGTGAAGTTCACAGACTAGCTGGCTCTGCTGAGCCGTGTTGTCAAGAGAAAACTAAACTCTCAAAGCCTCATCTTGCCATCtgctgggaaaagaaaaaagaggggggtATACCTCTTTTAAGGTAGTTCTCTGGATTACAGTTTTTTGGGGAAAGTAAATTATCTTAGTCCCATCTCGCCTAGGTAACACAAGCATTCAACAAATGACATTTCTGGGGCGCCCCTGGCTGCCTAGTTATGGCATCTCTTCTCAGATGATCCTAGGACCTTCCGACGCAAGCAGACTTCTCCTCGCACTCCAGAACCTCGCTGACCCTCCCAGCTGCCTGGCATGCCAGGGAAGGAAGTGGGAGCACCCCAGGGCTGAGCCCCTAGGAAGAAACCTCCCCTATTAACTAACTCTGAGGGCCTCCGGGTCTTTGTCGACAGCGTAAGTCAGAAAGGCTCGCTCCCACTGTACGAGGCAGTAAAACTGAGGCCCGAAGGGGAATATAACTTGCCGGAGGTCACTCGGCTGCTCCGGGGCTCGGCGATCAccggaggaggaggcagagggggcaGCATCGCGGTGCCCCACGCTGGGGCTCTCCATCCCGACCGCGCCGGGAAGCGGGCTCCGGCGGCAGCAGAGACCGTGGCGCCCAGACCCTGGAGAGGagcaagaggagagaaaagaaaacgtCCCTCGAGCCCACAACGTTAGGCTGAAACCCAAGTTGCAAGAAGGGACCGTCCTGTTCTCCAGCAGTCCTGACGTCCACCCACCTCGGGGCTCAGCCCGCCTACTCGACAGTTCAGCCAATCAAATGTCCGCTCTGGGAAGACGCCCCGCCCCGCTATCGCGTTTTCGACCAATCGCGCGCGCCTCTCCGTGCGCAGCCTCTCGGCGCTTGGCGCCTCGGCTTTCGCACACGCGCAGTGGGAACGGCCGGGCGCGCGCCCCTCACCGCGCATGTGCGTTGCCCCGGGTAGCGCAGGTAGCCCAAGCGGCGCGGCGAGGGGGCCGGTGCCCGGCCGGGAGGAGGGGCCGGAGGCGTGAGGGGACGCGCCATGAGGGCCGTGTTGACGTGGAGAGATAAAGCCGAGCAGTGGTGAGGAGCGGCGCCGTCGGGGACGAGCGGGGGGCCGTCGCCGGGCGGGATGGCCGCGGGTTGCCAGGGGCAACGGGCCTGCGGCCTGGGCTGGAGCAGCGCTGACCGCTCGCGGCCCGGCCACTCGAATGAGGCGAGACCGTTCgcctgaggaaactgaggcccggggaGGCGGGCAGAGGGGGCGCTGAGGGGCCTGAGGTAGTGCGCTGAGGTGATCGCCGGCCGTGAGCTCACCCCGGGCGCCTCCACACCCCCTTTCCCGGGGACCTTGTCGGCATCTTCTTCTATTTTCCCTCTCTCGTTTCCTTTCTTCGGTTTCGGGGGCCACCCCCGGCGAtgctgctggctctgccctcagggatcccgCCCGGCGGTGCGcgggccccgggggggggggggggatcgaacccgggtcacccggcCAGGTGCGAGGCGAACGCCCCGCCCACTGTGCCATCCTGGACGCGGCCTTCTCTGAGGAGAATCGGCTTGCTCTCGCGCCAGGGTGAAGGTGCCGGAGACGCTGGAAGTACGGCGGGGAGGAAGCAGATGAAGTTACTAAGTTGCAGCCGGGGCGTCCTAGGGAGCGCGGCAGGAAGAGCCGCAGATCTGTTTTCTGCTGGGTTgacccacacccagaggtgttcagggctgatactcccagctcagtgctcagagggcactTCCTGTGGTGGTTGGAGGGTCATGAGTTGGCCCCAGGATCGAAcaggggttggcctcatgcaaggcaagcatcgcTTTAGCCCTCGTACTTCCCCCGTGGTCCTTAGTTTGCTCTCTCTGACAGGTCCTCAGTGGGGGGACGCTGTAGGACGGAGGGAAGTTTGGAACGAAAAGTTGGAATCGGAGCTTGTTGCGTCACTCCCCGCATCAGTCCGGCATTGCTTTCCCTCCTGAATGCCGCACCCCAAGAAACCTGTCACACAGCGATGCACTTTGGGAAATGCTGATTGAGTGCAGACTTCTCTGCCTGGCTTAGATGGTCTCTCCAGTTGTGTTTGTGTTGCTGGGCCAGGACACTTGTTCTAGCTCTTTTTCCGTAATCAATTTTCACACTTATTCTTACCCCTCAAATCTCACATCCCAAATGTCCATTACGGTGGCCATCAAAGATGCTTGCTGTCTCTTTTGTAGTCTGCAGGAGTAATAACTAACAGTATGTGCTGGCACTGGCTGAGAACTTGACCTTTTCTCTCATTGTAACCCCACAACATTCctaatgaccttttttttttttttctttttgggtcacacctggcgatgcacaggggttattcctggctcatgaactcaggaattactcctggcggtgctcggaggaccatatgggatgctgggaatcgaaccccgatcggctgcgtgcaaggcaaacgccctacccgctgtgctattgctccagcctccccataATGACCTCTTTTATATGCAAGGAAATTGAATCACAGAGAGGGTAAATAATTTGCCCTGGTTACACAGTGTATAAGTGGTGGAGCCAGAACTCTCAACCTCTACGTTTTCTCCATGTTACAGAGACTGCATACTCAAATGCCACGTAATGGGGATACAGGAAatgtttatttgcattttattttttatttacatagtttttgggttttgggctacaccaagcagtgttccggacttacttctgactttgtgctcagggattgctcctggcagtgtcaggggaccatataggatgctgggacttgagcccaggtcagttgggtacaagataagtgccctacccactgtactgtctcttcagctctatttgcattttaaacttttttttttcttttgctttttgggtcacacccagcgatgcacaggggttactcctggttctacactcaggaattactcctggcggtgctcaggggaccatatgggatgctgggattcgaacccgggtcggcctcacgcaaggcaaacgccctacccgctgtgctatcgctctagcccctctattTGCATTTTAAGCACAagcaattttcctttctttcttttttttttttttttttttgctttttaggtcacacccagcaatgcacaggggttactcctggctctgcactcaggaattactcctggtggtgctcgagggaccatatgggatgctggggatagaacctgggtcggccacgtgcaaggcaaatgccctccccgctgtgctattgctccagcctgcaatTTTCCATTCTACACAACCGTTTTATCAAACACATTGCTACCAGGGTGTCTTTTACTTATACTTTCCCTCGTGCTCCCTCTGTGAATCCCCAGAGAACTGTCTGTTACCTTGGCTTATTATGTGACACCGAAGTTTGTGCTCATGGCCCTAAGCTTTCTGAGCA from Sorex araneus isolate mSorAra2 chromosome 4, mSorAra2.pri, whole genome shotgun sequence includes these protein-coding regions:
- the MBD4 gene encoding methyl-CpG-binding domain protein 4 isoform X2, encoding MESPSVGHRDAAPSASSSGDRRAPEQPSDLREEDAAVGSEGREAGECGPLQQAPVAPAAGPLGGTAGTEHPKPAPCGWERVVKQRLSGKTAGQYEVYFISPQGLKFRSKRSLTNYLLKTEETSLKPEDFDFTVLAKRSRQPRGEDCQEVLTPQLADQRVNSTWSLRTRSRRKKDESAQPSGGLELQESKELPPCTATPLLSREKEDGPGAVSRKVQKAKRKKTVCNAVEIKKTKMRCRKSLPDSVQSNGERASGESEAEAQSGPVGRDSQPDKTSCVSDAPAHKPALSVTSAGQRLKKATLQGAGANCQAGQITSGVINNLGAAKEAEGTEKCEETVLDSKGRAEVEAEGRKEHLHVDGFNRDFEMDNGCSPTETESPMKTLPETIAPRTQIERRKTSLYFSSKYIKEAPSPPRRKAFKKWTPPRSPFNLVQETLFHDPWKLLIATIFLNRTAGKMAIPVLWEFLEKYPSAEVARAADWREVSELLRPLGLYDLRAKTIIKFSDEYLTKQWRYPIELHGIGKYGNDSYRIFCVNEWKQVHPEDHKLNKYHDWLWENHEKLSLS
- the MBD4 gene encoding methyl-CpG-binding domain protein 4 isoform X1; translation: MESPSVGHRDAAPSASSSGDRRAPEQPSDLREEDAAVGSEGREAGECGPLQQAPVAPAAGPLGGTAGTEHPKPAPCGWERVVKQRLSGKTAGQYEVYFISPQGLKFRSKRSLTNYLLKTEETSLKPEDFDFTVLAKRSRQPRGEDCQEVLTPQLADQRVNSTWSLRTRSRRKKDESAQPSGGLELQESKELPPCTATPLLSREKEDGPGAVSRKVQKAKRKKTVCNAVEIKKTKMRCRKSLPDSVQSNGERASGESEAEAQSGPVGRDSQPDKTSCVSDAPAHKPALSVTSAGQRLKKATLQGAGANCQAGQITSGVINNLGAAKEAEGTEKCEETVLDSKGRAEVEAEGRKEHLHVDGFNRDFEMDNGCSPTETESPMKTLPETIAPRTQIERRKTSLYFSSKYIKEAPSPPRRKAFKKWTPPRSPFNLVQETLFHDPWKLLIATIFLNRTAGKMAIPVLWEFLEKYPSAEVARAADWREVSELLRPLGLYDLRAKTIIKFSDEYLTKQWRYPIELHGIGKYGNDSYRIFCVNEWKQLPVDRRQTRGSVQPISARRPALSQSARGVRSPGNTLSCVSGIKS